The Saccharothrix variisporea genome has a segment encoding these proteins:
- a CDS encoding MmcQ/YjbR family DNA-binding protein has translation MAEYAEVPDDVLDRLSAVCAELPGVVEERAWRGTRWRVGRRAFAHVLEIEDGRPPSYAEATGLAAGSVLTFRAAGPELAALSHAPHPFFKPKWSANVVGLVLDADTDWDEVAELLVESYRVSAPKRLKALLERT, from the coding sequence GTGGCCGAGTACGCGGAAGTGCCGGATGACGTGCTGGACCGGCTCAGCGCGGTGTGCGCGGAGCTGCCCGGGGTGGTCGAGGAACGGGCGTGGCGCGGCACCCGTTGGCGCGTGGGTCGACGGGCGTTCGCGCACGTGCTGGAGATCGAGGACGGGCGTCCGCCGTCCTACGCCGAGGCGACCGGGCTGGCCGCGGGCAGCGTGCTGACCTTCCGGGCGGCCGGTCCGGAGCTGGCCGCGCTGTCCCACGCGCCGCACCCGTTCTTCAAGCCCAAGTGGTCGGCCAACGTCGTGGGGTTGGTCCTCGACGCCGACACCGACTGGGACGAGGTCGCGGAGTTGCTCGTCGAGAGCTACCGCGTGTCGGCTCCGAAGCGCCTGAAAGCGTTGCTGGAACGCACTTAA
- a CDS encoding DUF4132 domain-containing protein, giving the protein MSWLDAAAGYQVRLGEGGRVQCRNAKGKVLSSVPSSIKDDPQVVQLRQLAEWLARHEAECLATVDGWMVRSLPVPVALLSEVWVDAAWAAVLRDLVVVADGEVGFLRDADAERGLGLVTLDGDTVRRRPATVTVPHPVLLEDLAELREFGAELGVEQKVQQLFRQTFAKPAALPAKNSVSDFSGGKFEQLNHALGRCLTLGYPVRGGDAVYSAFEGGRVVEARFWIGSDYPEGETWTGDLHWALENGTAVPLAEVGPVAWSEGMRMASAIHAGRVVEEAVAS; this is encoded by the coding sequence GTGAGCTGGCTGGACGCCGCTGCCGGGTATCAGGTGCGGCTGGGAGAGGGCGGGCGCGTCCAGTGCCGCAACGCCAAGGGCAAGGTGCTGTCGTCGGTGCCTTCGTCCATCAAGGACGATCCGCAGGTGGTGCAGCTGCGCCAGTTGGCCGAGTGGCTGGCGCGGCACGAGGCCGAGTGCCTGGCCACCGTGGACGGTTGGATGGTGCGGTCCCTGCCGGTGCCGGTGGCGCTGCTGTCCGAGGTCTGGGTGGACGCCGCCTGGGCCGCGGTGCTGCGCGACCTGGTGGTCGTGGCGGACGGCGAGGTCGGGTTCCTGCGCGACGCCGACGCCGAGCGCGGTCTGGGCCTGGTGACACTGGACGGCGACACAGTGCGCCGCAGACCGGCGACGGTGACCGTGCCGCACCCGGTCCTGTTGGAGGACTTGGCGGAGCTGCGCGAGTTCGGCGCCGAGCTGGGCGTCGAGCAGAAGGTGCAGCAGCTGTTCCGGCAGACCTTCGCCAAGCCCGCCGCGCTGCCCGCGAAGAACTCCGTCAGCGACTTCTCCGGTGGCAAGTTCGAGCAGCTCAACCACGCGCTGGGCCGGTGCCTCACGCTGGGCTACCCGGTGCGCGGCGGCGACGCGGTGTACTCGGCGTTCGAGGGCGGCCGGGTCGTGGAGGCCCGGTTCTGGATCGGGTCGGACTACCCCGAGGGCGAGACGTGGACCGGCGACCTGCACTGGGCGCTGGAGAACGGCACCGCCGTGCCGCTGGCCGAGGTCGGGCCGGTGGCGTGGTCGGAGGGCATGCGGATGGCGTCGGCGATCCACGCCGGCCGGGTCGTGGAGGAGGCGGTCGCGTCATGA
- a CDS encoding siderophore-interacting protein, with the protein MSDRSRTRSGRVVRTERIAPQMIRVVLEVDGFEVGPFTDSYVKLQFPRADVVYPEPFDLGGIRATLPRDQWPRTRTYTVRRWDGRELWIDFVVHGDEGIAGPWAAKAQPGDVLHFAGPGGGYAPDPDADWHLMAGDESAWPAIAAAVEALPAGAVAKVFVEVDGPEDEHDVPGVTWLHRDGRRRGELLVEAVRSLEFPAGDVHVFVHGEANAVKALRGHLRQERQVPRERMSISGYWRLGADEDGWQAGKSEFNRAMEQEQEA; encoded by the coding sequence ATGTCTGATCGGTCCCGGACCAGGAGCGGGCGCGTGGTGCGCACCGAGCGGATCGCGCCACAGATGATCCGGGTGGTGCTGGAGGTGGACGGGTTCGAGGTCGGGCCGTTCACCGACAGCTACGTGAAGTTGCAGTTCCCGCGGGCCGACGTGGTCTACCCGGAGCCGTTCGACCTGGGCGGGATCCGCGCCACCCTGCCCCGCGACCAGTGGCCGCGCACCCGCACCTACACCGTGCGGCGGTGGGACGGGCGGGAGCTGTGGATCGACTTCGTCGTGCACGGTGACGAGGGCATCGCCGGTCCGTGGGCGGCCAAGGCGCAGCCCGGGGACGTGCTGCACTTCGCCGGTCCCGGCGGCGGTTACGCGCCCGACCCGGACGCCGACTGGCACCTCATGGCCGGGGACGAGAGCGCGTGGCCGGCCATCGCCGCCGCCGTGGAGGCGTTGCCGGCGGGTGCGGTGGCGAAGGTGTTCGTCGAGGTCGACGGGCCGGAGGACGAGCACGACGTGCCCGGGGTGACCTGGTTGCACCGCGATGGACGTCGGCGTGGGGAGCTCTTGGTGGAGGCCGTGCGGTCTTTGGAGTTCCCGGCGGGTGACGTGCACGTGTTCGTCCACGGCGAGGCCAACGCCGTGAAGGCATTGCGCGGCCACCTGCGGCAGGAACGCCAGGTGCCGCGCGAGCGCATGTCGATCTCGGGCTACTGGCGGTTGGGCGCGGACGAGGACGGGTGGCAGGCGGGCAAGTCGGAGTTCAACCGGGCCATGGAGCAGGAGCAGGAAGCCTAG
- a CDS encoding DUF2203 domain-containing protein → MGLFTLAEARHELERLRPVLDEIVALRADAAELSAALAAGESTPLGGLAEFKAAQARLDDLMSTVQGTGAELKGFAPLLVDFPAELDGVPVLLCWLEGDPGLDWYHRTDLGFAGRRRLP, encoded by the coding sequence ATGGGACTGTTCACCCTGGCCGAGGCGCGGCACGAGCTGGAGCGGCTGCGGCCGGTGCTGGACGAGATCGTGGCGCTGCGGGCCGACGCCGCCGAGCTGTCCGCCGCGCTGGCCGCGGGCGAGTCCACGCCGCTGGGCGGGCTGGCGGAGTTCAAGGCGGCGCAGGCGCGGCTGGACGACCTGATGAGCACCGTGCAGGGCACCGGCGCGGAGCTGAAGGGCTTCGCGCCGCTGCTGGTGGACTTCCCGGCCGAGCTGGACGGCGTGCCGGTGCTGCTGTGCTGGCTGGAGGGCGACCCGGGCCTGGACTGGTACCACCGCACCGACCTGGGCTTCGCGGGCCGCCGCCGGCTGCCCTGA
- a CDS encoding alpha/beta fold hydrolase — MVEFPALEGVSHRYLDLPGLRAHVAEAGDGDPVLLLHGFPQHWWEWRKVVPALAGRRRVVCPDLRGAGWTDAPPRGYGYESLRDDLLALLDTLNLDRVDVVAHDWSALVVFRMCFEDPDRFRRFVSIGVPPPFIDFDRRMLVAIRHAWYQLALITPGLGPWLLRHGGLPQYLLTNFSSPGAFTPADIEIYLERLRDPARAKAGSMLYRKLISPESRRILITGAYKKAHLKTPTRVLLGTKDPVVRPDLVHGYENHADDLEVVPVPGASHFVPEERPQEVATRVLEFFDAP, encoded by the coding sequence ATGGTGGAGTTCCCCGCTCTCGAGGGCGTCTCCCACCGCTACCTCGACCTCCCGGGGCTGCGTGCGCACGTGGCCGAGGCCGGTGACGGAGACCCCGTTCTGCTGCTGCACGGCTTCCCCCAGCACTGGTGGGAGTGGCGCAAGGTCGTCCCGGCCCTGGCCGGGCGGCGTCGGGTGGTGTGCCCGGACCTGCGCGGCGCCGGCTGGACCGACGCACCGCCCCGCGGCTACGGCTACGAGTCGCTGCGCGACGACCTGCTGGCCCTGCTCGACACGCTCAACCTGGACCGGGTGGACGTGGTCGCGCACGACTGGTCGGCGCTCGTCGTGTTCCGCATGTGCTTCGAGGACCCGGACCGGTTCCGCCGCTTCGTGTCCATCGGCGTGCCGCCGCCGTTCATCGACTTCGACCGTCGAATGCTCGTCGCGATCCGCCACGCGTGGTACCAGCTCGCCCTGATCACACCCGGCCTGGGCCCCTGGCTGCTGCGCCACGGCGGACTGCCGCAGTACCTGCTGACCAACTTCTCGTCCCCCGGCGCGTTCACCCCGGCCGACATCGAGATCTACCTCGAACGCCTCCGCGACCCCGCACGCGCGAAGGCGGGGTCGATGCTGTACCGGAAGCTGATCTCGCCCGAGTCGAGGCGCATCCTCATCACCGGCGCCTACAAGAAAGCCCACTTGAAGACGCCGACACGGGTGCTGTTGGGCACGAAGGACCCGGTCGTGCGCCCGGACCTGGTGCACGGCTACGAGAACCACGCGGACGACTTGGAGGTCGTGCCCGTGCCCGGCGCGTCCCACTTCGTGCCGGAGGAGCGCCCGCAGGAGGTCGCCACACGCGTCCTTGAGTTCTTCGACGCGCCTTAA
- a CDS encoding AAA domain-containing protein → MTVSAVLRTLARLSASEQPQRGRLDIAKTAGLAWLGDEPAAWTALVLDAEAESVPWTARQDQRHAVERLAAFDALHREDRLLRLGWAFLCGPAEVGGQRRRVCLPLVSRPVRLHHVGGRRYKVQPAGDIAVYPLADEAKVDELETGLEPTDEWIAAVLAASGFVDVPVLHDVRDLGPHVGGDGLVVVSGAGLHAGEPVVSTERGAALYTWARAAGIEDTALARLYAPVEVSASDDAVTEVLPLTPSQRAAVQAARSAPITVVGGPPGSGKTHTLAAIALDAVARGESVLLASRTRNAADVLGAALRRAGGPVPVLFGDSELRQEMARELGDGLAPVDKGEVNDLDRARRAADAAVARVERAVADALRDEELAGEAVRREALMPAHRAVAPKAFADIDLDRLQGLLRPREGFLAGLRTWWALRSARRLAGAAATTDPVELEAAVRAAEQSAAHVRLAASGGTSLTALRDLLAEEDTRRHRTTAAWLRARSGSARGAGPRRAVAALARALRSGPAGRRRALADVAPHDLVAALPLWVGTLSEVEDILPAVPGMFDLVVVDEASHVDQPLAAPALLRGRRAVIGGDPRQLRHVSFVGDQAVRDAVAAEGTQALADRLDVPKVSLFDAGAAAAGVHWLTEHHRCAPHLIGFATQKFYDGRIALLTTHPAIADVDCIDTEHVPGTRDSKGVNPVEADAVLAHVGRRIEEGVRSIGVVTPFRAQADALEQTLLDKLSLDEITTGGVRVGTVHGVQGSEFDEVVVSLALTDEDKPNAWRFAGDRNLLAVLTTRARRRVHLVTSATRPVGLVGEYLRHARVTPTETEGLEPSDEWTARLAEALRAAGHTVRTGYPVGEWRLDLVVGEGVDAVAVETRPHPDGVEAHLARWRALHGAGWRVHDAFPSRFDRDPVRAAVGLAPELGATTAV, encoded by the coding sequence GTGACCGTTTCCGCAGTGCTGCGCACGCTGGCGCGGCTCAGCGCTTCCGAGCAGCCGCAACGGGGCCGGCTGGACATCGCGAAGACCGCCGGGCTGGCGTGGTTGGGCGACGAACCCGCCGCGTGGACCGCCCTGGTCCTCGACGCCGAGGCCGAGTCGGTGCCGTGGACCGCGCGCCAGGACCAGCGGCACGCGGTGGAGCGGCTGGCGGCGTTCGACGCGCTGCACCGCGAGGACCGGTTGCTGCGGCTGGGCTGGGCGTTCCTGTGCGGTCCGGCGGAAGTGGGCGGGCAGCGGCGGCGGGTGTGCCTGCCGCTGGTGTCGCGACCGGTGCGCCTGCACCACGTGGGCGGGCGGCGGTACAAGGTCCAGCCGGCGGGCGACATCGCCGTGTACCCGCTGGCGGACGAGGCGAAGGTCGACGAGTTGGAGACCGGGCTGGAGCCGACCGACGAGTGGATCGCGGCGGTGCTGGCGGCGAGCGGGTTCGTCGACGTGCCGGTGCTCCACGACGTCCGCGACCTCGGACCGCACGTCGGCGGGGACGGGTTGGTCGTGGTGTCGGGCGCGGGCCTGCACGCGGGTGAGCCGGTGGTCAGCACCGAGCGCGGTGCCGCCCTCTACACGTGGGCGCGGGCGGCGGGCATCGAGGACACCGCCCTGGCCCGGCTGTACGCGCCGGTCGAGGTCTCCGCTTCCGACGACGCCGTCACCGAGGTGCTGCCGCTGACGCCGAGCCAGCGCGCCGCCGTCCAGGCGGCCCGGTCCGCGCCGATCACCGTGGTGGGCGGTCCGCCGGGCAGCGGGAAGACGCACACGCTGGCCGCGATCGCGCTGGACGCCGTGGCGCGAGGCGAGTCGGTGCTGCTGGCCAGCCGCACCCGCAACGCCGCCGACGTGCTCGGGGCCGCGCTGCGCCGCGCGGGCGGCCCGGTGCCGGTCCTGTTCGGCGACTCCGAGCTGCGCCAGGAGATGGCCCGCGAACTGGGCGACGGCCTGGCTCCCGTCGACAAGGGCGAGGTGAACGACCTCGACCGGGCGCGGCGGGCGGCGGACGCGGCGGTGGCGCGGGTCGAGCGGGCCGTGGCGGACGCGTTGCGGGACGAGGAGCTCGCGGGCGAGGCGGTGCGGCGGGAAGCGCTCATGCCCGCGCACCGGGCGGTGGCCCCGAAAGCGTTCGCGGACATCGACCTGGACCGTCTCCAGGGCTTGTTGAGACCCCGCGAAGGCTTTCTGGCGGGGTTGCGGACGTGGTGGGCACTGCGGTCGGCCCGCCGGCTCGCGGGCGCGGCGGCCACCACCGACCCGGTCGAGCTGGAGGCCGCGGTGCGGGCGGCCGAGCAGTCCGCCGCGCACGTCCGGCTGGCCGCGAGCGGCGGCACGTCGTTGACCGCGCTGCGGGACCTGCTGGCCGAGGAGGACACCCGCCGCCACCGCACGACGGCCGCCTGGTTGCGCGCCCGGTCCGGCAGCGCCCGCGGCGCGGGTCCCCGGCGGGCGGTGGCGGCGCTGGCGCGGGCGTTGCGCTCGGGACCGGCCGGGCGGCGGCGGGCGCTGGCCGACGTCGCGCCGCACGACCTGGTCGCCGCGCTGCCGCTGTGGGTGGGGACGCTGTCGGAGGTGGAGGACATCCTCCCCGCCGTGCCGGGCATGTTCGACCTGGTCGTGGTGGACGAGGCCAGCCACGTCGACCAACCCCTGGCCGCGCCGGCGTTGCTGCGCGGCAGGCGGGCCGTGATCGGCGGCGACCCGCGCCAGCTGCGGCACGTCTCGTTCGTCGGCGACCAGGCCGTGCGGGACGCCGTGGCCGCCGAGGGGACGCAAGCGCTGGCCGACCGGCTGGACGTGCCCAAGGTGAGCCTGTTCGACGCGGGCGCGGCGGCGGCCGGCGTGCACTGGCTGACCGAGCACCACCGCTGCGCCCCGCACCTGATCGGGTTCGCCACGCAGAAGTTCTACGACGGCCGGATCGCGCTGCTCACCACGCACCCCGCGATCGCCGACGTGGACTGCATCGACACCGAGCACGTCCCGGGCACGCGCGACAGCAAGGGCGTCAACCCGGTCGAGGCGGACGCCGTGCTGGCCCACGTGGGCCGGCGGATCGAGGAAGGCGTGCGGTCGATCGGCGTGGTGACGCCGTTCCGTGCGCAGGCCGACGCCCTGGAGCAGACCCTGCTGGACAAGCTGTCGCTGGACGAGATCACCACCGGCGGTGTGCGCGTGGGCACCGTGCACGGGGTGCAGGGCTCGGAGTTCGACGAGGTGGTGGTGAGCCTGGCGCTGACCGACGAGGACAAGCCGAACGCGTGGCGGTTCGCGGGCGACCGCAACCTGCTGGCCGTGCTGACCACCCGCGCCCGCCGCCGCGTGCACCTGGTGACGTCCGCGACCCGGCCGGTGGGCCTGGTCGGCGAGTACCTGCGGCACGCCCGGGTCACCCCCACCGAAACGGAGGGGCTGGAGCCGTCCGACGAGTGGACCGCCCGGCTGGCGGAGGCGTTGCGCGCGGCCGGGCACACCGTGCGGACCGGCTACCCGGTCGGCGAGTGGCGGCTGGACCTGGTCGTCGGCGAGGGCGTCGACGCCGTCGCGGTGGAGACCCGGCCGCACCCCGACGGGGTGGAGGCGCACCTGGCGCGGTGGCGTGCCCTGCACGGCGCGGGCTGGCGGGTGCACGACGCCTTCCCCAGCCGCTTCGACCGCGACCCGGTGCGGGCGGCGGTCGGGCTCGCCCCGGAGCTGGGCGCCACCACGGCCGTCTGA
- a CDS encoding TetR/AcrR family transcriptional regulator, whose amino-acid sequence MTSTRTRALDAAVDLLGTGGLRALTHARVDDHAHLPRGSTSNHFRTRAALLAGVVEWIAAHELRDMSGGAFAPSTPEELVDVMCGFLDHLTGANRTWTAARLVLFMEAGHEPGLRDALSRVRTVMEESAVAVLTSLGAPNPRTAAQAIAACCEGVILHRVARDDDTDPRPLLELVVRGAFPPGETR is encoded by the coding sequence GTGACGTCAACGCGGACCCGCGCCCTCGACGCCGCCGTCGACCTCCTCGGCACCGGAGGACTCCGCGCCCTCACCCACGCGCGCGTCGACGACCACGCCCACCTGCCGCGCGGCTCGACCTCCAACCACTTCCGCACCCGCGCCGCGCTGCTGGCCGGCGTGGTGGAGTGGATCGCCGCCCACGAGCTGCGGGACATGAGCGGCGGCGCGTTCGCGCCCAGCACGCCGGAGGAGCTGGTGGACGTGATGTGCGGGTTCCTCGACCACCTCACCGGCGCGAACCGCACCTGGACCGCCGCACGGCTGGTGCTGTTCATGGAGGCGGGCCACGAACCGGGGCTGCGTGACGCCCTGTCCCGCGTCCGCACAGTGATGGAGGAGTCGGCCGTCGCCGTGCTCACCTCGCTGGGCGCGCCCAACCCGCGCACCGCCGCGCAAGCCATCGCCGCCTGCTGCGAGGGCGTCATCCTGCACCGCGTCGCCCGCGACGACGACACCGACCCGCGCCCGCTGCTGGAACTGGTGGTGCGCGGTGCCTTCCCGCCTGGCGAGACCAGGTGA
- a CDS encoding DEAD/DEAH box helicase codes for MRGSSSPPGADTSVAGVVESRWGVRPEPAIARYAEPGWQLSPIPIEKRCPTCANELHGLYRSHPHRGKQQLQAAVVCVTCPASFTLRELQLSQKSVLGDLKPEAVARRAAEDAQLAALARETRVFERPSTRAEEPQAEEPAETEDSPRETEGSPPGIVGPPEEDGTGGRRPSPAADPTTAEAEPARPVRRMSTTVMAARIRSILAGSEAVPTTQADDAPTLPPHLLTDPAPVWWCKTTDPTLKPPAGVVGARVVMPDRPEFDELRALLTQEGVEHRSLKHWLEQETVCAQPGEPLRATAWLSEVGGIVPERCEPTGDDKAWAARLAFDVLWKLHDTPGPAPDPTPVEDLVPPEYRPYLPFPVLNPAQTQAAPHILDDDAHLLITAPTGAGKTAIGMLAVLRTILEEGRKAAWLVPQRSLTDELDRELESWRAQGLRVERLSGEYAVDVERVRAADLWVATTEKFEAICRAASLQAALGEVGCMVVDEIHLLGTPGRGALLEALLARVRGADSPVRIVGLSATVSNAAEVAEWLEADLVATTWRPSRVTWQLPTIPATAGFAAGARLREQVVLDLTARHTAEQGSVLVFCGSKRNVRSTAMAIAADRGAPVHTVAADDVDGLTKVCAEVGVRMHYADYEHKHAAERAFRDRKADVLVATSTVAAGVNLPARAVIVRDTTVGGEPMDTSMVLQMFGRAGRIGAGETEGWSYLVVDEHQRASWQTRLVAGYSVYSRIHESLPDHVLAEVLQGRITSLADAEAWWVETLAYAQGDDALQPVQDAVAFLVAEGHLTERDGALAITELGRVTARMMVSTYTGHRLRYALGLLPVPPDPEAAEDALVLVLSVAVRDLAALPVPDQVRPAVATVVKAGGRASQVTNTASVKGLGSQTTTAPGDLARAGLLLAARSPHLFTGRTRRVAAGIPLTTLHPVFEQAPRFLSWLAAQGVLGTVHPWIAVVAADLDQRVRWRSLTPRRGAGRLLWLCEQMATRARAHDLVPEMWRSAVARGVRSPDWPPGRPPTECELDQAGYTALLRERVTGAVLDVREDRAHVSGTVAAHAVAWRGKEYGPSVSTKATTEVPYPDGEDPDKGIAVFTRRGDYRASGWLSAYAALADDEAPAPAPKPSRRGLGAVRRV; via the coding sequence GTGCGCGGATCGTCCAGCCCGCCGGGCGCCGACACGTCCGTCGCGGGCGTGGTCGAGTCCCGGTGGGGTGTCCGACCCGAACCCGCGATCGCCCGCTACGCCGAGCCGGGCTGGCAGCTGTCCCCGATCCCGATCGAGAAGCGCTGCCCGACGTGCGCGAACGAGCTGCACGGCCTGTACCGCTCGCACCCGCACCGGGGCAAGCAGCAGTTGCAGGCGGCCGTGGTGTGCGTGACGTGCCCGGCGTCGTTCACCCTGCGCGAGTTGCAGCTGTCGCAGAAGTCCGTGCTGGGCGACCTGAAGCCGGAGGCGGTGGCCCGGCGCGCGGCCGAGGACGCGCAACTGGCGGCGCTGGCCCGCGAGACCAGGGTCTTCGAACGCCCCTCGACCCGGGCGGAGGAACCACAAGCCGAGGAACCGGCCGAAACCGAGGACTCGCCACGGGAAACCGAGGGCTCGCCGCCGGGGATTGTCGGTCCCCCGGAGGAGGATGGAACCGGGGGCCGGAGGCCAAGCCCCGCCGCGGACCCGACGACCGCCGAGGCCGAGCCCGCGCGGCCGGTGCGGCGCATGTCGACCACGGTCATGGCGGCGCGCATCCGCTCGATCCTCGCCGGCTCCGAAGCCGTCCCGACCACCCAGGCCGACGACGCCCCCACCCTCCCACCGCACCTGCTCACCGACCCGGCCCCGGTGTGGTGGTGCAAGACCACCGACCCCACGCTGAAACCGCCCGCCGGCGTCGTCGGCGCCCGGGTCGTCATGCCCGACCGCCCCGAGTTCGACGAGCTGCGCGCCCTGCTCACCCAGGAGGGCGTCGAGCACCGGTCCCTCAAGCACTGGCTGGAGCAGGAGACCGTCTGCGCCCAACCCGGCGAACCCCTGCGCGCGACCGCCTGGCTGTCCGAGGTCGGCGGCATCGTCCCCGAGCGCTGCGAACCGACCGGCGACGACAAGGCGTGGGCCGCCCGTCTGGCCTTCGACGTCCTGTGGAAGCTGCACGACACCCCCGGCCCCGCGCCCGACCCCACCCCCGTCGAGGACCTGGTCCCGCCGGAGTACCGGCCGTACCTGCCCTTCCCCGTCCTCAACCCCGCCCAGACCCAGGCCGCGCCGCACATCCTCGACGACGACGCCCACCTGCTGATCACCGCGCCGACCGGTGCGGGCAAGACCGCGATCGGCATGCTGGCCGTCCTGCGCACGATCCTCGAAGAGGGCCGCAAGGCCGCCTGGCTGGTGCCCCAACGCTCGCTGACCGACGAGCTGGACCGCGAACTGGAGTCCTGGCGCGCCCAAGGCCTGCGGGTGGAGCGGCTGTCCGGCGAGTACGCCGTGGACGTCGAACGGGTCCGCGCCGCCGACCTGTGGGTGGCCACGACGGAGAAGTTCGAGGCGATCTGCCGGGCGGCCTCCCTCCAGGCCGCGCTGGGCGAGGTCGGCTGCATGGTCGTGGACGAGATCCACCTCCTGGGCACCCCCGGCCGTGGCGCGCTGCTGGAGGCGCTGCTGGCGCGGGTGCGCGGCGCGGACTCGCCGGTGCGGATCGTGGGCCTGTCGGCGACGGTGTCCAACGCGGCCGAGGTCGCCGAGTGGCTGGAAGCCGACCTGGTGGCCACGACCTGGCGGCCGTCCCGGGTCACCTGGCAGCTGCCGACCATCCCGGCCACGGCGGGGTTCGCCGCCGGCGCTCGGCTGCGGGAGCAGGTCGTGCTGGACCTGACCGCCCGCCACACCGCCGAGCAGGGCAGCGTGCTGGTGTTCTGCGGCTCCAAGCGCAACGTCCGCTCCACCGCGATGGCGATCGCGGCCGACCGGGGCGCACCCGTGCACACCGTGGCCGCCGACGACGTGGACGGCCTCACCAAGGTCTGCGCCGAGGTCGGCGTCCGGATGCACTACGCGGACTACGAGCACAAGCACGCCGCCGAGCGCGCCTTCCGCGACCGCAAGGCCGACGTGCTGGTGGCCACCTCGACCGTCGCCGCCGGCGTGAACCTGCCCGCCCGCGCGGTGATCGTGCGGGACACGACGGTCGGCGGCGAGCCGATGGACACCTCGATGGTGTTGCAGATGTTCGGCCGGGCCGGGCGGATCGGCGCGGGCGAGACCGAGGGCTGGTCGTACCTGGTCGTGGACGAGCACCAGCGCGCGTCCTGGCAGACCCGGCTGGTGGCGGGCTACTCGGTGTACTCGCGCATCCACGAGAGCCTGCCCGACCACGTGCTGGCCGAGGTGTTGCAGGGACGGATCACCAGCCTGGCCGACGCCGAGGCGTGGTGGGTGGAGACCCTCGCCTACGCCCAGGGCGACGACGCCCTGCAACCCGTCCAGGACGCGGTGGCTTTCCTCGTCGCGGAAGGACATCTGACCGAGCGGGACGGCGCGTTGGCGATCACCGAGCTGGGCCGGGTGACCGCGCGGATGATGGTGTCCACCTACACCGGCCACCGCCTGCGCTACGCCCTGGGCCTGCTGCCCGTGCCGCCGGACCCGGAGGCCGCCGAGGACGCGCTGGTGCTGGTGCTGTCGGTCGCCGTACGGGACCTGGCGGCCCTGCCCGTGCCGGACCAGGTGCGGCCGGCGGTGGCGACCGTGGTCAAGGCGGGCGGCCGGGCCTCGCAGGTGACCAACACGGCGTCGGTCAAGGGCCTGGGTTCGCAGACCACCACCGCGCCCGGCGACCTGGCCCGCGCCGGCCTGCTGCTGGCCGCCCGGTCGCCGCACCTGTTCACCGGCCGGACGCGGCGGGTCGCGGCGGGCATCCCGCTGACCACCCTGCACCCGGTGTTCGAGCAGGCGCCCCGGTTCCTGTCGTGGCTGGCGGCGCAGGGCGTGCTGGGCACGGTGCACCCGTGGATCGCGGTCGTCGCCGCCGACCTCGACCAGCGCGTCCGGTGGCGGTCGCTGACACCCCGGCGCGGCGCGGGCCGACTGCTGTGGCTGTGCGAGCAGATGGCGACCCGGGCGCGCGCCCACGACCTGGTGCCGGAGATGTGGCGGTCGGCGGTGGCGCGCGGGGTGCGGTCCCCGGACTGGCCACCGGGACGGCCGCCGACGGAGTGCGAACTGGACCAGGCCGGGTACACGGCGCTGCTGCGGGAACGGGTGACCGGCGCGGTGTTGGACGTCCGCGAGGACCGGGCACACGTGTCCGGCACGGTCGCGGCGCACGCGGTGGCGTGGCGGGGCAAGGAGTACGGGCCGTCGGTCTCGACGAAGGCCACGACCGAGGTGCCGTACCCCGATGGCGAGGACCCTGACAAGGGCATCGCGGTGTTCACGCGGAGGGGCGACTACCGGGCGTCGGGCTGGCTGAGCGCTTATGCGGCCCTGGCCGACGACGAAGCCCCCGCACCCGCGCCGAAGCCGTCCCGCCGGGGCCTGGGAGCCGTCCGCCGGGTGTGA
- a CDS encoding HAD domain-containing protein has product MLLMLDVDGPLNPYAAKPSKRPAGYRTFRYTRSGGWHTGRDARRYRGLRVWLNPDHGPALRALAADTGLELVWATTWMHLANELVAPAIGLPPLPVVEFPDYGSGWRPDGEWKWRAVAEFAAGRPLAWLDDELDAWSGARTAFDAERAGVPTRLCAVDPRLGITPEHLDDVRAWAAGL; this is encoded by the coding sequence ATGCTGCTGATGCTGGACGTCGACGGGCCGCTCAACCCGTACGCGGCGAAGCCGAGCAAGCGACCCGCGGGCTACCGGACGTTCCGCTACACGCGCTCGGGCGGCTGGCACACCGGCCGCGACGCACGCCGGTACCGCGGGCTGCGCGTGTGGCTCAACCCCGACCACGGTCCCGCGCTGCGCGCCCTGGCCGCCGACACCGGGCTGGAACTGGTGTGGGCGACGACCTGGATGCACCTGGCCAACGAGCTGGTGGCACCGGCGATCGGGCTGCCGCCGCTGCCCGTGGTCGAGTTCCCGGACTACGGGAGCGGGTGGCGACCCGACGGGGAGTGGAAGTGGCGGGCGGTGGCGGAGTTCGCCGCCGGTCGGCCGCTGGCGTGGCTGGACGACGAACTGGACGCCTGGTCGGGGGCGCGGACGGCGTTCGACGCCGAGCGGGCCGGGGTGCCGACCCGGCTGTGCGCGGTCGACCCCCGGCTCGGCATCACGCCGGAGCACCTCGACGACGTGCGCGCGTGGGCGGCGGGGCTGTGA